A single Nerophis ophidion isolate RoL-2023_Sa linkage group LG26, RoL_Noph_v1.0, whole genome shotgun sequence DNA region contains:
- the hyi gene encoding putative hydroxypyruvate isomerase, with amino-acid sequence MAPLRFCANLSWLFTELPDVSQRMFAAAAAGFQAVEAAWLYDSDPEELRRAREATGLQVVLINTPPGDLKAGDLGLGAVPGREAEFKQGLDQTLKFAKALDCKRIHLMAGRVPAGARRSDVAKEMEAVFVRNLGYAADLLAQDGMVGLIEPINTRLTDPGYFLDSPHQAAAILQQVGKTNIKLQMDVFHWQIMDGNLTQNIKTYLPLIGHVQVAQVPGRNQPDSAGELNYDYIFTVLEELGYRGYVGCEYKPRGSTLESLAWLQDYWSARK; translated from the exons ATGGCGCCGCTCAGGTTCTGCGCCAACCTCAGCTGGCTTTTCACCGAGCTGCCGGACGTCAGCCAGCGGATGTTCGCGGCTGCCGCGGCCGGCTTCCAGGCGGTGGAGGCGGCCTGGCTGTACGACTCTGACCCGGAGGAGCTGCGGAGGGCGCGGGAGGCCACGGGGCTGCAGGTGGTTCTCATCAACACCCCGCCAG GTGACCTCAAAGCGGGGGACTTGGGTCTGGGGGCGGTACCCGGAAGAGAGGCGGAGTTCAAACAAGGCTTGGATCAGACCCTCAAGTTTGCTAAAGCATTGGACTGCAAaag GATCCACCTGATGGCCGGCAGAGTTCCCGCGGGAGCGCGGAGAAGCGACGTGGCCAAGGAGATGGAGGCCGTGTTCGTGCGGAACCTCGGCTACGCCGCCGACCTCCTCGCCCAG GACGGAATGGTGGGCTTGATCGAGCCCATCAACACCCGGCTGACCGACCCCGGCTATTTCCTGGACTCACCGCATCAAG CCGCCGCCATCCTGCAGCAGGTGGGGAAGACCAATATCAAACTGCAAATG GATGTTTTCCACTGGCAAATCATGGATGGCAACCTGACACAGAACATCAAGACGTACTTACCGCTCATCG GTCACGTTCAGGTGGCCCAGGTCCCGGGCAGGAACCAGCCGGACAGCGCCGGGGAGCTGAACTACGACTACATCTTCACTGTGCTGGAGGAGCTGGGCTACCGGGGCTACGTGGGCTGCGAGTACAAACCCCGAG GAAGTACTCTGGAAAGTCTGGCCTGGCTGCAGGACTACTGGAGCGCCAGGAAGTGA